The following are encoded in a window of bacterium SCSIO 12643 genomic DNA:
- the ccoG gene encoding cytochrome c oxidase accessory protein CcoG: MDEGNNYGEILEERGSFRDSIGTIDDEGKRKWVYPRKPKGRFYNRRSIVSWILLIILFGGPFVKIDGEPLLLFNIIERKFVIFGQIFWPQDFFLFVIAMLTAIVFIILFTTVFGRIFCGWICPQTIFLEMVFRKIEYWIEGDWRKQKKLDKMPWNAEKIRKKGIKNFLFILISIIIAHTFLSYIIGVEQVNELLTTSPFENTTGFISMVIFTGVFYGVFARFREQACIIVCPYGRLQGALLDNKSIVVAYDFVRGESTNGRARFKKNEDREAAGKGDCIDCKACVDVCPTGIDIRNGTQLECVNCTACIDACDSIMDSISKPKGLIRYASIENIEKKEPFKFTPRLIAYSAVLGLLMSAMVILLALRSPVEATVLRSQGTTYQKEGDQLKNLYTYKIINKTKDEIDVNFVIDDFEGAEVKLIGHAPVVPAGGSAEGALFVIIDADRVTDYKTKLKLNINNSDRTLTTVKTMFLGPIQ, encoded by the coding sequence ATGGATGAGGGAAATAATTATGGAGAAATTCTAGAAGAAAGAGGTTCTTTTAGAGATTCCATAGGAACCATTGACGATGAAGGAAAAAGAAAATGGGTATATCCCAGAAAACCGAAAGGGAGATTCTATAACAGAAGGTCAATCGTTTCCTGGATATTATTAATCATATTATTTGGTGGCCCATTTGTGAAAATTGATGGGGAGCCACTATTACTTTTTAACATTATAGAAAGAAAGTTTGTCATTTTCGGGCAAATATTCTGGCCACAAGACTTCTTTCTATTTGTAATTGCCATGCTAACGGCAATTGTATTTATCATTCTATTTACAACAGTATTTGGAAGGATTTTCTGTGGATGGATATGTCCGCAAACTATTTTTCTGGAGATGGTATTCAGAAAAATTGAATATTGGATTGAAGGAGATTGGAGAAAACAAAAGAAATTGGATAAAATGCCATGGAATGCTGAGAAGATCAGAAAGAAAGGCATAAAGAATTTTCTATTTATCCTGATTTCCATAATCATCGCCCATACCTTCCTTTCTTATATCATTGGGGTAGAGCAGGTAAATGAATTACTTACTACATCTCCATTTGAAAATACAACCGGGTTTATATCAATGGTCATCTTCACCGGAGTATTTTATGGCGTATTTGCGAGATTTAGAGAACAAGCTTGTATCATCGTTTGTCCTTATGGAAGACTTCAGGGGGCACTTTTAGATAATAAGTCAATCGTTGTGGCGTATGACTTTGTAAGAGGTGAAAGTACCAATGGACGTGCAAGATTTAAGAAAAACGAAGATAGAGAAGCAGCTGGAAAAGGAGATTGTATCGATTGTAAAGCCTGCGTAGATGTGTGCCCAACAGGAATTGATATTCGTAACGGAACACAGTTGGAATGTGTGAATTGTACAGCATGTATTGATGCGTGTGATAGCATTATGGATAGTATTTCTAAACCTAAAGGTTTGATTAGATATGCATCTATCGAAAACATTGAGAAAAAGGAGCCATTTAAGTTTACGCCACGTTTAATTGCATATAGTGCAGTACTTGGATTGTTAATGTCAGCAATGGTGATTCTATTGGCTTTAAGATCTCCAGTAGAAGCTACGGTATTAAGAAGTCAGGGAACTACATATCAAAAAGAAGGTGATCAGCTAAAGAATTTATATACCTACAAGATAATTAATAAAACAAAAGACGAAATTGATGTTAATTTTGTAATTGATGATTTTGAAGGCGCAGAGGTGAAATTGATCGGACATGCTCCGGTTGTACCAGCAGGTGGTTCTGCAGAAGGAGCATTGTTTGTGATCATTGATGCGGATAGAGTCACAGACTATAAAACAAAACTTAAATTGAATATTAATAATTCCGATAGAACATTAACCACGGTTAAAACGATGTTCTTAGGGCCAATTCAATAA
- a CDS encoding c-type cytochrome, producing the protein MVVQIVLLYVISSVFKSLTGNVSIWKKYAPNAATALTGLLLISSTSVFAQGGGSSEFVLDSSLELLLISINAFLLFVIIILLVNVKKITNALKASAEDAEVTTEDGMFSSLGLTDAVAIEHEDEILLDHDYDGIHELDNNLPPWWLMGFYITIFFSGVYMWYYLFNVDSHVGHNEFVAEMKLAEEEAAKRGASVDENSATLLTSEADLAAGAEIYNTNCVACHLPNGGGSVGPNLTDEYWLHGGGIKNVFRTIKVGVPEKGMISWESQLSPTDIQKVASFVLSLQGTNPEGGKAPEGDKWTGE; encoded by the coding sequence ATGGTGGTGCAAATCGTATTGCTATACGTTATTTCTAGTGTGTTTAAATCATTAACTGGAAATGTATCGATCTGGAAAAAATATGCACCTAATGCAGCAACAGCTCTTACAGGTTTACTTTTGATATCAAGTACGAGTGTTTTTGCACAAGGAGGAGGTTCTTCAGAATTTGTGTTAGATTCAAGCCTGGAATTACTTTTAATCTCAATTAATGCTTTTTTATTATTTGTGATCATCATCTTGTTGGTGAATGTAAAGAAAATTACGAATGCATTAAAAGCGAGTGCTGAAGATGCTGAGGTTACCACAGAAGATGGTATGTTCAGTAGCTTAGGTTTAACCGATGCAGTAGCGATAGAGCATGAGGATGAAATCTTGTTAGATCATGATTATGATGGAATTCACGAGTTAGATAATAACCTTCCACCTTGGTGGTTGATGGGATTCTATATCACTATTTTCTTCTCAGGTGTGTATATGTGGTATTATCTGTTTAATGTAGATAGTCATGTAGGACATAACGAGTTTGTGGCTGAAATGAAATTAGCTGAAGAAGAAGCTGCAAAACGTGGTGCAAGTGTAGATGAGAATTCTGCAACTCTATTGACTTCTGAAGCTGATTTAGCTGCTGGAGCTGAGATTTATAATACGAATTGTGTAGCTTGTCACTTACCAAATGGTGGTGGTAGTGTAGGTCCAAACTTAACAGATGAGTATTGGTTACATGGTGGAGGAATTAAAAATGTATTCCGTACCATTAAAGTTGGTGTTCCTGAAAAAGGAATGATTTCCTGGGAGTCACAATTGTCACCAACTGATATTCAAAAAGTAGCTAGTTTTGTATTAAGCTTACAAGGAACAAATCCTGAAGGCGGAAAAGCACCTGAAGGCGACAAGTGGACAGGTGAATAA
- a CDS encoding CcoQ/FixQ family Cbb3-type cytochrome c oxidase assembly chaperone, whose amino-acid sequence MLKFIKNHLATIEGMDYLASVALVMFVLIFLYVSYYAFFSMEKGTADEISSLPFQDDEMKINI is encoded by the coding sequence ATGTTAAAGTTTATAAAAAATCATCTAGCGACAATTGAAGGAATGGATTATCTGGCTTCAGTAGCCTTAGTAATGTTCGTTCTGATCTTTTTGTACGTTTCTTACTACGCTTTTTTCTCAATGGAGAAGGGAACAGCAGATGAAATTTCTAGTTTGCCTTTTCAGGATGACGAAATGAAAATTAATATTTAA